The Nymphaea colorata isolate Beijing-Zhang1983 chromosome 11, ASM883128v2, whole genome shotgun sequence genome includes the window cggacaagaagaaaacaatcatACCCAATATTTCTCTGCTGCTAGATGCTCCTGTGCCTTACGGGAGCCTTTATATTTTGcaaatttttggaaaacaaTTGTATGTTGTAGTTATGTCTAGTCCACATTGGACATCCAACAATTTGAAAACAACCACGACTTACAAAAACATAACAATTATCCTTCCAAAACAGGGCATAAGCACTGGTGGATATATGTTATCATCTCCTTCGTTGGTGTGCTACTGCTAACAACAGCGTGTGCGTCTTGCTTAGTTCGAAGACGAAAGCAGAATCCAGGTAAAGCTCGTGTGCCTTTTAAAGGCTGTATAAGCAATCAATCtcacttaaaaaagaaaaaaagatcatATCCTTGATCTCCTATTTCTTCATGTCTTCTTAGAGAATCAAAAACAGAAAGAAGCAACTTCAATCGATTGGGAAAGTGCAAAAGAGAACGAGGCAACTTATAATTTACCACAATTCAGCCTGAGGACAGTTGAAGGTGCTAcagataaattttcaaaatcaaataagcTTGGAGAAGGTGGTTATGGTCTGTCTACAAGGTAATTGGAGTAATTATTAACCCTTCTCTAATCATTCTCccattatttattattaataagtGAAAATTACCATAAAGTTGATCCCTGTGATTTATTTGTAATAATATGGTCGATTTCTGACTTTCCTAATTATACGGGTCAGGGGAGTTTAATTCTCGACTGTACTGAAATGTTGTTCTCTTCTTTGATATACTAGGGAAAGCTCCAAATGACAGTTTCTATATAACACCATTAAACTTGAGCTCTATAGTTAACCAGTTGTAAGAAACCGTGTTAGCTGaacaatatatgaaaaataaaatggtaaccaactttttttaaaaattaaggggaaaattgtgaaaaaatttgaTCCCTGTATTGAATTTTCTTTAGAGTGAGGAGCACATGTTTggtgctatgtcacataggttcGTGGCGCGCATGCAGGAAAGGGTACACATTCTGACAttcacacatacatatatacatatcattgtatacaaataataaaactatcaattcaaaaaggaagaaaacaattTGTTTGCTGCTGCACTCGCAACAAAGTCATGCCTAATTGGGTGAGATGACATTTTTGAAGAGTCTCTGTTGCTCAGGATTGaagattattttcttttttagaataACAATTAGATAACAACGACTTTGGTGCGTTTATCTTTCTAAAATGACCATGTTACTTAGTTTTGAAGATTAGTTACTCTTATTAGAATCACAAATATCTAAGAATTTGTGACGCTTTCCTTCCAGGGGAAGCTTCCTGATGGACAGGAAATAGCAGTGAAGAGGCTGTCTGGTCGCACTGGGCAAGGTTTAAAGGAGTTCAGGAATGAAGTTGAGTTGATAGCCAAACTTCAACACACAAACCTGGTTAGGCTTATTGGTTGCTGCTTGGAAAATGAGGAGATGATACTCATGTATGAATACATGCCCAACAAAAGTCTTGATTTCTTCCTTGAAGGTTAGTATATTTCTTTCACATTCTtacacatatacataaataGCACCTGCAGGGGTGGATTTCTTGGTGAAAGGAAGCACAAAGAGGTCCGCAATAGTGGAAAATACAGGTCCTTTTCTGTATGTCAAGAAGATACCAGCACCTGTTATGCCTTAAAAGCTGCCTCCCCAAAGCATGTTTATGTGCTTTCAGAAATAGTTTCAAGTTTTCCCTCATATATTACAAACTTAATTTCATGTACATTGCAGTAGAGCAACATTTTCccataaaacatgtgaaaaagGTATGAAACATTTAGAAACTGCTTGAGCTCAAGATAAAATGTACtctaaatattttgaaaattcaaatgTCAATGGAGGGTATGGGATATGTGTGACATATCTTCTGCAGAGTCAAATTaaagttattaaaaaatttacaatgtGCAGATCCTGAAAGCCGTGCTTCATTTGATTGGGAGAAGAGGTTCAATGTCATCATAGGAATTGCAAGGGGGATGCTTTATCTTCACCAAGATTCTCGACTCAATATCATTCATCGGGATCTCAAAGCTAGCAACGTGCTGCTAGACAAGCAACTGAATCCTAAGATTTCTGATTTCGGGTTGGCAAGGATTTTCAGTGGAGTTCAGGGCCAGGCAACCACCAGTATCATTGTTGGTACATAGTAAGTGCAACGCTGCCACAAATATTGGTTGCTCAACAAGTCTTTATAGTCACCTTAACTTATTCTCttgattataaattttcataataCAATGGTGCCTGGCTTCCACGGTATATGATCTGGAAGTCAAACTCTGGTCCTATCGTGGATCCGTTCTAGTGAATTAGTGGCAATGGAAGATATGCAAAAGATAAAGCACTTCTTTTATACTAAGTTCTGAAAGTTGGTAATCATATTTATAGGATTACAGAGCTTACagaaaaactaaagcaaaaaactgCGAGACAAAAATTTTTTCTGTAAGACTGTTAGTGAACAGTAATGAAGATGAACTGCATAGTTATGTGACCCTTGGTTGGTCAATAGACAACCTGGCGATCTGATGAGCAGCTCTGTATGAAGTGACTACCCTTTGGAGTTACCTTAGAATCAACTAATCCAGTTCTTTTCCTTCTGTCAGTGGATATATGGCTCCAGAGTATGCCATGGATGGTGTGTTTTCTACAAAATCTGATGTCTACAGCTTTGGTATTTTGTTGTTGGAAATCATCAGCGGCCAACTGAATGCTGCAAGTTTTTGTGTTACTCTTGATGAGAGTTGTAGCCTCGTTGAGCGTGTGAgtccctatctctctctcttctctgaaGAAGATTCATATTCTAACTTTACTAGGAGCATCTACTTCTATTACTCAACACGCAAACTTGAAACATGCATCTTTTGAGGCACATGGCATGCAGGACCTTAGATCTGAGTGGGGAACTTGACTTCCCTcaaaaatctataaactaaaCAATGTGTTGAAGTATAGGAAGTTATGCTCCTAGAAGTATAAAGGTATTTTCAAGTTCACATATAAGGTAATAGGAATTCTACTGACgtatcaacaaaaaattacttcaTTGATATTGACGAGCAGGCATGGAGCTTGTGGAGTGAAGAAAAAGGGACATAGTTCATCGATCCAGTCATCAAAGACACCACTAGTTCGACAACTGATCAAATGCTAAGGTGTTTGCAAATTGGCTTGCTCTGCATTGAGGAAGATGCTGCAACTAGGCCATCCATGTCAACGGTGCTTATCATGCTTGGGAACAATTCTTTGGACCTTCCCATGCCCACACAACCTGCATTCATCATGGAAAATGCTACAGAATCAACCCTACAACGTTCTTATGTTATTCGGCCTGTTGCTTATGAAATTGCCACTTGGTAAAAGAGACGAAGCTTGCACACCAAATGTACCTAAACATGGAAGAGATCATACCAATCTACTGGAAGCATTTGGGAAGTAACCACATATCTACTGGTTTAAACAAGTCACAATGACTTTTTACTTGATAGTTTATGTCTCGCCATTCCTCTCTTTCATTTGTGGGCATAGGGCCGACGATCCGCACCCATGGCGAAAGGTTGATGGGGTTGTTCAATAGTGGAAAAGAGTTGGAGGCACCACTTCGTCGAAAGGCCGGCTAGCATCCAGAAGGAAGAAAATGGAATCCTGCATCTAAGGCGTGGTTCTTAGTCATAGAATAGGATGTTGTACTGTTTACTGTATCTGTTCTTTTGGATAATGACATATTCGGATTCATAGTTACATACAAATGAATAAAAGCCTATAGTATaccaaaattcaaatatgaattcacaatccaaatctgatctagatctgatttttaaattcataactGAATCTGAGTTGCTAACGGAATCTGAATGGTATTAAAAACTGGCTTTCACGAtgcatgaacaaagaaaatatagTGATATCTATTCATTACTTGATCCAATACGGTCTCATAGAACATGAATTTTCGGCCGTGAATGCTGCCAGAACTCGAAGTGGTAATGAAACACAAGATGAACTCTGAGTTCCCCACATTGACAGTGGCACATTTGACGCCACTGTATATGACGTTATCGTCAGTTGTTATCAAATTATGAAAACCATACGTGAAGCATGCGTTCTCACTGTgctttaactttttaaaacaatatttaatttaattgcTAAATATATGCGGCGCATGATACGACTGCTAAGGTGGGTGGTCGCTGGACAAATTTAATATGCTCCGGTGCAACAATATATGTGCCCCTtggatttatttaaaaaattgataccTACATGAAAATAATATGACGGCTATTTGAGTGTTATTTGAGAAGACGGGAGACGTACAACTTATAAATTACTTTGGAATAAGAGGTGGagctgaattatagttttaaaattcaTTAAGAGCCgacatatattttttcaaaatttttatataaaataataaattataaaatttatttgtttattttttagggAGGCCCTTGGCACTCTAGATAGAATAATGTTGTTTGTGCATGGTATGAACTAAAATTTACACGTGTTTCTCACCCACATAAATCTGTGGATCCCAGCATCCAAACAAGAATGGCAGCATCCAAAAAGATACTGTACAAGAATGGCAGCATCCAAAAAGATACTGTACAAGAATGGTGGAGTAACTCCTAAGATACTGTACAAGAATGGTGGAGTAACTCCTAATTTATTTCCAGCGCTAGTTGTTGGTTGAACTGCATTAAAAAGCCAGCAGACTGAGGGTAATAATGCAATGGATCCACTAAAACGGAAACAATCGTCAACTTAAAGCCACATTAAGGACATTAAGGCTGGGCATCCGACCAGGCAGGACTGGCATTAAGTTTTTGCTGGCGGCTGAAGTTAGGTCTGTCCTTCAACTTTATATTGATCAAGTATTCGGTTCGATGTCTACTTATATTTGTAAACTattaatattttatgtttaatatctcaaaaacttttaaaaatatactAACAGTTTTTAAGAGTGTCATCAGTAACACAACATATGAAGAGTTTATAAAAATACATATGAAGAGTTCAAAAAAGTGACACGTAATTATAAGAGAGTAGTCGGTCGAAAAGTTTTTAGTGAACCCAGAATCGAGTCGTAGTAACCCCACCCCCACAGTTCAGGTAAAATTTTTAATCCGATTGAACGAGTGTCAAATAACCAGCTGAACATCCTCCTCCGTTTCTTACTTTCAAACACAGAAAAGAATTCTCTCCTCCTTCGCATGGTGGTGGGAACATGTGCAGAACAGCATGCTGCTTCATCTTCCTAATTGTCCTCTTCCTCCCGCTGGGGTTCGCTGGCATGACTGAAACTCCCTTTTGGTACTGTTCCGGCAGCTCAAACTACACGGCGAACAGCACCTTCAGCCACAACCTGCAGCGGGCGCTGGCTTCTGTGGTAGCCAACGTTTCCCCCACCAGTTTCTACAATGTCACCGTAGGCAAGAGCCCCGACCAAGCACTTGCCACTGCCCAGTGCCGAGGTGACCTCGACGGTGAAGCTTGCCAGGTCTGCGTCTCTGATGCTGCCTCACAGGTCACCCAGCTGTGCCCTCAGAACAGAGCGGCCATCATTTTCTTCCAAGGCTGCATTATGTACTACCATGACGCCAACTTCAGTGTGCCTCAATCATTTATGAATTTGTCATTTCAGAGGCTTGAGGCCATCCCCGACCCCCAAAGATTCCGACCCATACTCATTTCCTTAGCTCATCCTTTCCACAACCACCAACCCTTCAGGCCGCTTGTTCTGGGGCAACATGTTCAGATACACTCAGAACCTGACTATCTACGCCACCGCACAGTGCATTCAATACCTGTCACCAAAGGGCTACACATCATGCTTAGACATAGCCTTGCTCAAATGCTCAAGGATGTTGGAGATAGACAGCGCGGTGCAGTTTACCATAACAACGAGTGCCTGGTAAGATTCGAGCCCTTTCCCTTCTGCACTCCACCACCTCACAAGATTGATCCAAGCAGCAGCGCTTCCATTTCAAGTAATTGCTCCCAACCAACATCAAGCAACAAGGTTGGCAGCCCCTTTCATAGAAATCTCAAGGCTCTGCTCTCTTATTTGATAGAGAACGCACCTTTATCTGACTTCTATAATGATACCGTTGGCTTGGGCTCCGGCCAAGTCTACGGTCAGCCCCTATGCCGAGGCGACATCCCCAGTGACGTTTGTTGGCACTGCACGACCCAGGCTTCCAGCAAAATCCAAGAGTTGTGCCCCAACATTAGAAGAGCctgttgggatttccccatctggatagtcctgcgtcgatacgggtccatattcGTTTCGAACCCTAAGTATAAATattcgtgtcttgtgatggtgtgagacacattcagtttttaccgtctgggtaatcggtccccttagccatacatGAATTgtctgtccccatcactgggttgctatggctgaggagagaaacccattgccgccgccgccgccgctacctccgcaggggaacgactctatggggactgtagccgttcttcccacaaCTGTCGACATTCAGTCAGCGGTtgcctctacaggttctacttccgccctatttgaaacacatgaatcatgaatgcttCTTTcgaatttctgcattttcgtttgtgcgctatctagatttctagcaaagctccaacaatgggttatgggcccacacTACGTTTCCGTTGCGCATTTCCCTTTGCATTCTGGTTCTTCACGCAACAGAGAATAAGGCAGAAACGTGGGAGAAGATGCACCGGGCGACCTTTTGTTTCTTCCCACCGTTAGGTAGGCGTCGGCCGGCCATTAGGTGACGGCCAGACCTCCCCGTCCTGGCGTGACTCGCCGGCGACCATCCACgccgttgggtggcctgccggcgGCGTTTTCGTCGCTGCTCTTACCAGCCCCAAatca containing:
- the LOC116263654 gene encoding cysteine-rich repeat secretory protein 9-like encodes the protein MCRTACCFIFLIVLFLPLGFAGMTETPFWYCSGSSNYTANSTFSHNLQRALASVVANVSPTSFYNVTVGKSPDQALATAQCRGDLDGEACQVCVSDAASQVTQLCPQNRAAIIFFQGCIMYYHDANFSVPQSFMNLSFQRLEAIPDPQRFRPILISLAHPFHNHQPFRPLVLGQHVQIHSEPDYLRHRTVHSIPVTKGLHIMLRHSLAQMLKDVGDRQRGAVYHNNECLVRFEPFPFCTPPPHKIDPSSSASISSNCSQPTSSNKVGSPFHRNLKALLSYLIENAPLSDFYNDTVGLGSGQVYGQPLCRGDIPSDDDMNANYTGNASDPDELSVDHTDEHEQDVDIQIENDQLHAWSLWHEGKGTEFIDPVLKDGSTSTSDQMLRCLHIAFLCIQEDPATRPSMSTVVLMLGNNSLDLPLPKQPALIAEKIAGSSLPRSSVLWTIASKSTTE